The Limanda limanda chromosome 13, fLimLim1.1, whole genome shotgun sequence genome has a window encoding:
- the cirbpa gene encoding cold inducible RNA binding protein a isoform X1 — translation MSDEGKLFIGGLSFETNEESLSAAFGKYGNIEKVDVIRDKETGRSRGFGFVKYNNAEDAKDALEAMNGKTLDGRAIRVDEAGKGGGRQRTGFGSAPRGGRFTNSRGRGGRGYSRGEDNFGGSGGFNGDRGYGDRSYSDRSFGGGGGGGDRSFGGGSSGGGYRSGGYSSGGGGGGGGGYRENRGQSGYGDRSGSYREGYDSYATNE, via the exons ATGTCGGACGAAGGTAAATTATTCATCGGAGGACTGAGCTTCGAGACCAACGAGGAGTCTCTCAGCGCGGCCTTCGGCAAATATGGAAACATCGAGAAAG tcGACGTGATCCGAGACAAAGAGACCGGAAGGTCTCGCGGCTTCGGCTTTGTCAAGTACAACAACGCTGAAGACGCTAAGGATGCGTTGGAGGCAATGAACGGCAAG ACTCTCGATGGCAGGGCCATCCGCGTTGATGAAGCGGGAAAGGGGGGTGGACGCCAGAGGACTGGTTTTGGTTCAGCACCACGAGGTGGCCGATTCACAAACTCCAGGGGGAGGGGCGGACGAGGGTACTCCCGAGGTGAAGACA ATTTCGGTGGAAGCGGTGGCTTCAATGGTGACCGAGGATATGGGGACAGGAGCTACAGTGACAGAAGCttcggtggtggtggtggtggaggagacaggagctTTGGTGGCGGCAGCAGCGGTGGTGGCTACAGAAGTGGCGGATACTCGTCAGGAGGCGGCggtggtggcggcggcggctacAGGGAAAATAG GGGTCAGAGTGGATATGGTGATCGCTCTGGTTCTTACCGTGAAGGATATGACAGCTATG
- the LOC133018313 gene encoding midnolin-like isoform X1: MEQQRRDVYGCGAGGASTGPSTMRLSITSTTGSPVELTVPRGETVEGLRTRISQRLRLQRNRAVLLHKDRQLTAGRLQELGVADGSKLTLVPVIEAGLVCSTARAERTVMDVLESLTESQISDFLSGHSPLTINLGLGAHVMYVQLQLSAQDVKELQQDGGVRALQTTGSMSPPSSASTTSPAPQTPSPPSADSTSPIQHSFQRPRTSLITTAPTPHSSTTVPTVNCQQRSSLPQSCHPTHTSPCDPSLPSGGLGCPPPAATPVCSPAPTGSSPGPSSPVPASTFKTTSDHASLAAELCKQPGAVIESFESHSPGVFSGTFSGSLAPHSQTGFSHRRRGVSIILQILSDLLRAACHHQGAPPTLSQRHCPVLNNPVRPVLTAEGPSRARAKPVVTQRAEHCSTAPDKESPAPCSSTEEDQNLQCKLEHLQSLMHQRRLRRRSRRNLHLSQTSHPYQQRQHHP; the protein is encoded by the exons ATGGAGCAGCAGCGGAGGGACGTGTACGGCTGCGGGGCCGGAGGAGCCTCCACCGGTCCGTCCACCATGCGTCTGtccatcacctccaccaccgGCAGCCCGGTGGAGCTCACCGTCCCCCGGGGAGAGACCGTGGAGGGGCTGAGGACACGGATCTCCCAGAGGCTCCGGCTGCAGAGGAACCGAGCCGTGCTGCTGCATAAAGACAG GCAGCTGACAGCAGGAAGACTGCAGGAGCTGGGAGTAGCAGATGGCAGCAAACTGACCCTGGTCCCTGTCATCGAAGCTGGTTTAGTC TGCTCCACTGCCAGGGCCGAGAGGACTGTGATGGACGTTTTGGAAAGTTTAACCGAATCTCAG AtcagtgacttcctgtctgGACACTCCCCTCTGACCATTAACCTGGGACTCGGTGCTCATGTGATGTACGTGCAGCTCCAGCTGTCGGCGCAGGAtgtgaaggagctgcagcaggacggGGGCGTGCGAGCCCTGCAGACGACTGGCAGCATGAGCCCCCCCAGCTCTGCCTCCACTACCTCACCTGCTCCCCAAACCCCCTCACCTCCATCTGCTGACTCTACATCCCCGATCCAACACAGCTTTCAAAGACCCAGAACTTCATTAATCACAACAGCTCCCACCCCCCACTCATCCACCACTGTCCCTACTGTAAACTGCCAACAACGCTCATCTCTACCTCAATCATGTCACcctacacacacatctccctGTGATCCTTCTCTGCCTTCTGGTGGTCTCGGCTGTCCTCCACCAGCAGCCACACCAGTCTGCTCACCTGCTCCGACCGGCTCCAGTCCTGGACCCTCAAGCCCAGTGCCGGCCTCAACCTTCAAAACG ACTAGTGATCATGCATCTTTAGCTGCAGAGCTGTGCAAGCAGCCAGGAGCCGTCATAGAGAGTTTTGAGAGCCACTCTCCAGGCGTCTTCTCCGGCACGTTCTCTG GAAGTCTGGCTCCTCACAGTCAGACTGGTTTCAGCCATCGGCGCCGTGGAGTCAGCATCATCCTCCAGATCCTCAGCGACCTCCTCAGAGCTGCCtgtcaccaccagggggcgccacCCACCCTGTCTCAGCGCCACTGTCCCGTTCTAAACAACCCAGTCAGGCCAGTGCTCACAGCAGAGGGGCCCAGCAGAGCGAGAGCCAAACCAGTGGTGACCCAGAGGGCAGAGCACTGCAGCACAGCTCCAG ATAAGGAGAGTCCCGCCCCGTGCTCGTCCACAGAGGAGGATCAAAACTTGCAGTGTAAGCTCGAGCACCTCCAGTCTCTGATGCATCAGCGGCGCCTTCGCAGGCGGTCTCGAAGGAACTTGCACCTCTCACAAACGTCTCACCCGTACCAACAACGTCAACACCACCCCTAA
- the LOC133018313 gene encoding midnolin-like isoform X2, which translates to MEQQRRDVYGCGAGGASTGPSTMRLSITSTTGSPVELTVPRGETVEGLRTRISQRLRLQRNRAVLLHKDRQLTAGRLQELGVADGSKLTLVPVIEAGLVCSTARAERTVMDVLESLTESQLQLSAQDVKELQQDGGVRALQTTGSMSPPSSASTTSPAPQTPSPPSADSTSPIQHSFQRPRTSLITTAPTPHSSTTVPTVNCQQRSSLPQSCHPTHTSPCDPSLPSGGLGCPPPAATPVCSPAPTGSSPGPSSPVPASTFKTTSDHASLAAELCKQPGAVIESFESHSPGVFSGTFSGSLAPHSQTGFSHRRRGVSIILQILSDLLRAACHHQGAPPTLSQRHCPVLNNPVRPVLTAEGPSRARAKPVVTQRAEHCSTAPDKESPAPCSSTEEDQNLQCKLEHLQSLMHQRRLRRRSRRNLHLSQTSHPYQQRQHHP; encoded by the exons ATGGAGCAGCAGCGGAGGGACGTGTACGGCTGCGGGGCCGGAGGAGCCTCCACCGGTCCGTCCACCATGCGTCTGtccatcacctccaccaccgGCAGCCCGGTGGAGCTCACCGTCCCCCGGGGAGAGACCGTGGAGGGGCTGAGGACACGGATCTCCCAGAGGCTCCGGCTGCAGAGGAACCGAGCCGTGCTGCTGCATAAAGACAG GCAGCTGACAGCAGGAAGACTGCAGGAGCTGGGAGTAGCAGATGGCAGCAAACTGACCCTGGTCCCTGTCATCGAAGCTGGTTTAGTC TGCTCCACTGCCAGGGCCGAGAGGACTGTGATGGACGTTTTGGAAAGTTTAACCGAATCTCAG CTCCAGCTGTCGGCGCAGGAtgtgaaggagctgcagcaggacggGGGCGTGCGAGCCCTGCAGACGACTGGCAGCATGAGCCCCCCCAGCTCTGCCTCCACTACCTCACCTGCTCCCCAAACCCCCTCACCTCCATCTGCTGACTCTACATCCCCGATCCAACACAGCTTTCAAAGACCCAGAACTTCATTAATCACAACAGCTCCCACCCCCCACTCATCCACCACTGTCCCTACTGTAAACTGCCAACAACGCTCATCTCTACCTCAATCATGTCACcctacacacacatctccctGTGATCCTTCTCTGCCTTCTGGTGGTCTCGGCTGTCCTCCACCAGCAGCCACACCAGTCTGCTCACCTGCTCCGACCGGCTCCAGTCCTGGACCCTCAAGCCCAGTGCCGGCCTCAACCTTCAAAACG ACTAGTGATCATGCATCTTTAGCTGCAGAGCTGTGCAAGCAGCCAGGAGCCGTCATAGAGAGTTTTGAGAGCCACTCTCCAGGCGTCTTCTCCGGCACGTTCTCTG GAAGTCTGGCTCCTCACAGTCAGACTGGTTTCAGCCATCGGCGCCGTGGAGTCAGCATCATCCTCCAGATCCTCAGCGACCTCCTCAGAGCTGCCtgtcaccaccagggggcgccacCCACCCTGTCTCAGCGCCACTGTCCCGTTCTAAACAACCCAGTCAGGCCAGTGCTCACAGCAGAGGGGCCCAGCAGAGCGAGAGCCAAACCAGTGGTGACCCAGAGGGCAGAGCACTGCAGCACAGCTCCAG ATAAGGAGAGTCCCGCCCCGTGCTCGTCCACAGAGGAGGATCAAAACTTGCAGTGTAAGCTCGAGCACCTCCAGTCTCTGATGCATCAGCGGCGCCTTCGCAGGCGGTCTCGAAGGAACTTGCACCTCTCACAAACGTCTCACCCGTACCAACAACGTCAACACCACCCCTAA